A window of the Pseudoliparis swirei isolate HS2019 ecotype Mariana Trench chromosome 13, NWPU_hadal_v1, whole genome shotgun sequence genome harbors these coding sequences:
- the LOC130203613 gene encoding translation initiation factor IF-2-like translates to MNRRCVAADGGARPAGTTGGPENRPGPGPGPGPGPEPGLGPGPRERSSSSAVPAPEAAAPRPHQRRWSVTSAVVTVRKDRKEPAPPQRGVSLLRPHAAPRPPSQRYSCPPIGAFGGSSSSSSSSSSSSCSSPPPVQTSVVTGRDPLGWKLRSRSGSASPRPPAARWSLQTPLLPVLIPGPSPAAESRSDPRPPRRRHSDSSAFPGSPTTPPVTLEELRDVRLRPLALLDESDDVFGEEAEPTGRPRKAPPPVPEKTAAARQTARLMTRTRRRGPLAADKEIIYSRVVKPQAGRSQREAEPQGPNARVTGK, encoded by the coding sequence ATGAACCGACGCTGCGTTGCCGCTGATGGCGGCGCTCGCCCAGCCGGCACCACCGGAGGCCCCGAGAACCGAcccggaccaggaccaggaccgggaccgggaccggaaCCAGGACTGGGACCAGGACCCCGAgagcgctcctcctcctcggcggtCCCCGCCCCCGAGGCGGCGGCGCCGCGTCCCCATCAGCGCCGGTGGTCCGTGACGTCGGCCGTCGTCACGGTGaggaaggacaggaaggagcCGGCGCCTCCTCAGCGCGGCGTGTCGCTCCTCCGGCCTCACGCGGCGCCGCGGCCGCCATCCCAACGCTACTCCTGCCCCCCCATCGGGGCCTTcggcggctcctcctcctcctcctcctcctcctcctcttcttcctgctcctctcctcctcctgtccagaCGTCCGTGGTCACCGGCCGTGACCCTCTGGGCTGGAAGCTGCGGTCCAGGTCCGGCTCCGCCTCCCCCCGGCCTCCCGCCGCCCGGTGGTCCCTGCAGACCCCCCTCCTCCCGGTCCTGATCCCCGGACCGAGTCCTGCAGCCGAGTCTCGGTCGGACCCCAGACCGCCCCGTCGCCGCCACTCCGACTCCTCGGCGTTCCCCGGGTCCCCGACGACCCCCCCGGTGACCCTGGAGGAGCTCCGCGACGtgcggctccgccccctcgcccTATTGGACGAATCGGACGACGTCttcggagaggaggcggagccgacCGGCCGGCCGCGCAAAGCCCCGCCGCCGGTGCCAGAGAAAACGGCGGCGGCGAGACAAACGGCTCGCCTGATGACGCGTACGCGGCGGCGTGGGCCTCTGGCGGCGGACAAGGAAATCATCTACAGCCGCGTCGTGAAGCCACAAGCAGGACGGTCGcagagggaggcggagcctcaaGGCCCGAACGCCAGAGTCACCGGTAAATAA